The following coding sequences are from one Triticum dicoccoides isolate Atlit2015 ecotype Zavitan chromosome 4A, WEW_v2.0, whole genome shotgun sequence window:
- the LOC119288062 gene encoding uncharacterized protein LOC119288062, with amino-acid sequence MDRRQRHPPTSTSDGAPLHPSLLLNLQVDTASDGDGNDTTASCRTSGGAHDVQVTLFTANPPGVSRLQVVRSAGASAPYIVTTEADLVLLGVPASADSARTRSGYDYFVYKLGAGEKGASSLELLPGPVPSSLSLDDSHVGILRRRDSYLIVALCYTSSPGKYDLHLYDSKSGGWTTKQASLDQQQHMDHCHVNRKVITVGGDAGTMAWVDLWHGILFCDVLHEEPRLQHIPLPPPLLPTRELGGCPRNARDIAVINGRIYYVELQIRTMPGSSSRGSYISDGWTVAIWSTSATGPWHGDCWHQDYKLDASEITVGEKLVHFEGVAEPTLVRLQTGHPTLCLHDSRVVYLMAKVDYQDEKAWVLAVDMRNKTLQAVAKFTADRVPGFCFTYTHTRVSEYLKMQI; translated from the exons ATGGATCGGCGGCAGCGGCATCCGCCTACCAGTACCAGCGATGGTGCTCCTCTACACCCAAGCCTCCTCCTCAACCTCCAGGTCGACACGGCCTCGGACGGCGACGGCAACGACACCACCGCCTCCTGCAGGACCAGCGGCGGCGCGCACGACGTCCAGGTCACCCTGTTCACCGCCAACCCGCCCGGGGTCTCTCGCCTCCAGGTCGTCCGCTCCGCCGGCGCCTCCGCTCCCTACATCGTCACCACGGAGGCCGACCTCGTCCTCCTCGGCGTCCCTGCCAGCGCCGATTCGGCGCGCACCAGGTCCGGGTATGATTATTTCGTATACAAATTGGGGGCAGGTGAGAAGGGGGCGTCATCGCTGGAGCTGCTCCCGGGCCCTGTCCCCTCCTCCCTCTCGCTCGACGACTCGCACGTCGGCATCCTGCGCCGCCGCGACTCCTACTTGATCGTGGCGCTCTGCTACACATCCTCACCTGGCAAGTACGACCTGCATCTCTACGACTCCAAGAGCGGAGGATGGACCACAAAGCAGGCCTCGCTCGACCAGCAACAGCATATGGATCACTGCCATGTCAACCGCAAGGTCATCACCGTCGGGGGCGACGCTGGCACCATGGCCTGGGTTGACCTCTGGCACGGTATCCTCTTCTGCGACGTCCTCCATGAGGAACCACGGCTTCAACACATCCCGTTGCCACCGCCACTACTGCCAACAAGGGAGCTGGGAGGCTGCCCCAGGAACGCTCGCGACATCGCGGTCATTAATGGTCGCATCTACTACGTCGAGCTGCAGATCAGAACCATGCCAGGTTCGTCCAGCAGGGGGAGCTACATCTCTGATGGCTGGACCGTTGCCATATGGAGCACCAGTGCTACTGGTCCTTGGCATGGGGACTGTTGGCACCAGGACTACAAACTCGACGCCTCTGAGATCACTGTCGGAGAAAAACTGGTGCACTTTGAAGGCGTAGCCGAGCCAACCTTGGTGAGGCTCCAAACAGGCCATCCCACACTCTGCCTGCACGACAGTCGAGTTGTTTACCTCATGGCAAAAGTTGACTACCAGGACGAAAAGGCATGGGTGCTTGCAGTTGACATGAGGAACAAGACGCTGCAAGCAGTTGCCAAGTTCACCGCCGATAGAGTCCCAGGCTTCTGCTTTACATATACACACACCAGGGTCTCTGAATATCTGAAGATGCAG ATATAA